Proteins encoded by one window of Engraulis encrasicolus isolate BLACKSEA-1 chromosome 23, IST_EnEncr_1.0, whole genome shotgun sequence:
- the rnaseh2c gene encoding ribonuclease H2 subunit C: MSSNSSVTTVQLGSVSQAEKLPVHLLPCEIEHDGPAEVSSYFTAAIKDRKHELTVSFRGRGFKGQEANCPQGYTGLVLKQVEKPSSDQEDGVVKVSSVFHNLTYWNLETPPTSDDGVVMAMGWPELAEAIHGPVED, encoded by the exons ATGTCTTCAAACAGCAGTGTGACAACAGTACAGCTGGGCTCCGTTAGCCAAGCAGAGAAGCTGCCAGTTCACTTGCTACCCTGCGAGATTGAGCACGACGGCCCAGCAGAAGTATCCAGCTATTTTACCGCTGCTATCAAGGACCGCAAACATG AATTAACAGTATCCTTTAGGGGTCGAGGATTCAAAGGGCAGGAGGCGAACTGTCCCCAAGGCTACACAGGCCTTGTCCTGAAACAAGTGGAGAAACCAAGCTCGGATCAAGAG GATGGTGTTGTAAAAGTGTCCTCCGTGTTCCATAACCTCACATACTGGAACCTGGAGACCCCGCCCACTTCTGATGACGGCGTTGTCATGGCGATGGGTTGGCCAGAGCTGGCAGAGGCT ATACATGGTCCAGTAGAAGACTGA
- the foxa gene encoding forkhead box A sequence, with translation MYPGGSTLPSGLGSYILPETHYLSSGPVGGDPMAGKISERLASPVTGHLACPPPPASQQQGYPDRDPYGLDIMGTGVDHTTSSAYRRNMNHAKPPYSYISLICMAIEQAPSKKLTLNDIYQWIRQLFPYYRQNQQRWQNSIRHSLSFNDCFIRVARSQDSPGKGSYWTLHPDSGNMFENGCYMRRQKRFRCARQQSPSSSSSSSPSSSSSSSSSSKSKHAEAERAGKTGKRGGEEKRPHRRAAEVKRPASISDASSSMSSISSSSSPSSTTTFTALTPPMPTSTTCALRPKSPSPPPPIQRLSFPPQPHDAPVTHHLSPPSSTITPTLHPLSTPTTTTIHQTHHHQSSTLPPPPPPPSSYPMDPSCMRSSSEQPLSHYPFSISQLMDFQPYDSHSMGYQGYYSTANTNSHHHHHHYNSYLMSGREETAPYMGDSVYYSSGLGMCSVPLLSSS, from the coding sequence ATGTATCCAGGAGGGTCCACCCTGCCATCTGGATTGGGGAGCTACATCCTCCCGGAGACCCATTACCTGTCCAGTGGCCCAGTTGGGGGGGACCCCATGGCTGGGAAAATCTCAGAGCGTCTGGCCAGCCCTGTGACTGGACACCTGGCTTGTCCACCACCTCCAGCATCTCAACAGCAGGGCTACCCAGACAGGGACCCCTACGGACTGGACATCATGGGCACCGGTGTAGACCACACAACATCCTCAGCCTATCGGAGGAACATGAACCACGCCAAGCCACCCTACTCCTACATCTCCCTCATCTGCATGGCCATCGAGCAGGCTCCGTCCAAGAAGCTCACCCTCAACGACATCTACCAGTGGATCCGCCAGCTCTTCCCGTACTACCGGCAGAACCAGCAGCGCTGGCAGAACTCCATACGCCACTCGCTCTCCTTCAACGACTGCTTCATCCGGGTGGCCCGCTCGCAGGACTCTCCAGGGAAGGGCTCCTACTGGACCCTCCACCCGGACTCTGGGAACATGTTCGAGAATGGCTGCTACATGCGCCGGCAAAAGAGGTTCCGGTGTgcgagacagcagagcccatcatcctcatcctcatcatcgccttcttcctcctcctcctcctcttcctcctccaaatCCAAACACGCAGAAGCGGAGCGGGCAGGCAagacagggaagagaggaggagaggagaagaggccgcATCGCAGGGCAGCGGAGGTGAAGAGGCCAGCCTCCATCTCTGACGCCTCTTCCTCCATGTcctccatctcatcctcctcttctccctcatccACCACCACATTCACCGCCTTGACCCCACCTATGCCCACCTCCACTACCTGTGCCCTCCGCCCCAAGTCCCCATCGCCTCCACCCCCCATCCAGCGCCTGTCCTTCCCTCCACAGCCTCACGACGCCCCAGTCACCCACCACCTctcacctccatcctccaccatcacccccacTCTACACCCtctctcaacccccaccaccaccaccattcaccAGACCCATCACCACCAGTCCTCcaccctacctcctcctcctcctcccccatcgtCCTACCCCATGGACCCGTCGTGCATGCGGAGCAGCAGTGAGCAGCCCCTCAGCCACtaccctttctccatctctcagcTCATGGACTTCCAGCCATATGACTCTCACTCCATGGGATACCAGGGTTACTATTCCACGGCCAACACTAactctcatcaccaccaccaccactacaacagcTACCTGATGAGCGGCAGGGAGGAGACGGCGCCGTACATGGGGGACTCGGTGTACTACTCCTCTGGGCTCGGGATGTGCTCAGTACCCTTGTTGAGCTCCTCGTAA
- the LOC134439447 gene encoding uncharacterized protein LOC134439447, which produces MTKKMSMTMMKKMSMTMMKMHYHTQDINRQVVKRLQRKLCQNEAAHSGDGGEDEDDEDEDLYDQEIEDEDEDDEVIGMDEHSHSDGRKNSLPKCLFDEDDDIEDLLAPRPDEPGPKTVIPIVVVNAKESDSEKEVPLKKNSSTAPDKEVVLRSIIDSDDEFDHFYD; this is translated from the exons atgacgaagaAGATGAGCATGacgatgatgaagaagatgagcATGACGATGATGAAGATGCACTATCACACTCAGGACATCAACAGGCAGGTGGTGAAGAGGCTTCAGAGAAAGCTCTGTCA AAATGAGGCAGCACATTCAGGAGATGGAGGTGAAGACGAAGACGATGAAGACGAAGACCTGTATGATCAGGAAatcgaggatgaggatgaggatgatgaggtgaTAGGGATGGACGAACATTCACATTCTGATGGTCGAAAGAACAGCTTGCCAAAATGCCTGTTTGACGAAGATGATGATATTGAAGATCTCCTGGCTCCTAGGCCTGATGAACCAGGGCCAAA GACCGTTATACCAATAGTTGTTGTTAATGCTAAAG aaAGTGATTCTGAAAAGGAGGTTCCCTTGAAGAAGAACAGCTCCACGGCTCCAGACAAGGAGGTCGTCCTGAGGTCCATCATCGATTCTGATGATGAGTTTGATCACTTTTATGACTGA
- the zdhhc24 gene encoding probable palmitoyltransferase ZDHHC24, translating to MVSIVTRFATPWEMFTKCMPIILNTVLVFSITAEVSYLVIVEAPLDSDQKKAAWTTIWQAVHLFCQYFMLGNITWNAWLFVKTTPSIRGVFLGGEAMGQGWRYCYACEAHTPPRCSHCYDCNVCVLRRDHHCVFFNQCVGFRNYRYFFCCLLHMWAGLLYAVVMNAEVFIVILKEGVTLHSIMLLLVPWIMLVSGQVTAQAFAFAFIADTCVVGFLLVAGFLFFHVGLMVRGQTTREWHSSRRPYNLGIRHNIIECLGTRWYLCWLCPLVPSPLPGDGINFKVTGSLEPVRQ from the exons ATGGTGAGCATTGTGACTAGATTTGCCACTCCTTGGGAGATGTTTACCAAATGTATGCCCATCATCTTAAACACGGTGCTTGTCTTTTCGATCACCGCGGAAGTAAGCTACCTTGTCATTGTAGAAGCCCCACTTGATTCTGATCAGAAGAAAGCAGCATGGACAACGATATGGCAGGCGGTGCATCTTTTTTGTCAGTATTTCATGCTTGGAAATATAACGTGGAACGCCTGGTTGTTTGTGAAAACAACCCCAAGCATTCGTGGAGTGTTCCTGGGTGGAGAGGCAATGGGGCAGGGCTGGAG GTACTGCTATGCCTGCGAAGCGCACACGCCGCCGCGCTGCTCCCACTGCTACGACTGCAACGTGTGCGTGCTGCGGCGCGACCACCACTGCGTCTTCTTCAACCAGTGCGTGGGCTTCCGCAACTACCGCTACTTCTTCTGCTGCCTGCTGCACATGTGGGCCGGCCTGCTGTACGCTGTGGTCATGAACGCTGAGGTCTTCATCGTCATCCTGAAGGAGGGGGTGACGCTGCACAGCATCATGCTGCTGTTGGTGCCATGGATCATGCTCGTCTCAG GCCAGGTAACGGCGCAGGCCTTTGCGTTTGCCTTCATCGCTGACACCTGCGTGGTGGGCTTCCTGCTGGTGGCCGGCTTCCTCTTCTTCCACGTGGGCCTGATGGTGCGTGGCCAGACCACGCGTGAGTGGCACTCCAGCCGCCGGCCGTACAACCTGGGCATCCGCCACAACATTATAGAGTGCCTGGGCACCCGCTGGTACCTGTGCTGGCTCTGCCCGCTCGTCCCCTCCCCCCTACCCGGAGATGGCATTAACTTTAAGGTGACTGGCTCCCTGGAACCAGTCCGACAATGA